In Methanobrevibacter boviskoreani JH1, one genomic interval encodes:
- a CDS encoding XkdQ/YqbQ family protein, producing MGKRDKYGRSADKKTIMAIGKPTAPGETEVAAKLGATFCKSVFKNECPHCHKPALAWGYKYTDLLGEGSDGSGEGHIYCVPRLGGCDADYGCITGHEHLYNNVYLTKISGPVKSSEAEALKLQGGEMQDDGESTDDSDSGSSGAKSAWDCLKEVAGKNNDDIMIYCFGDTVYVRRTPDKTYCHLSAKENYNLIEDSVTVNEANPLMSNTIEVVYGANKTKRDKLVVSLPILVKRYGEIKETMDVGNVNRDEAKAYATTYLSKLLRDDGFNIECSVIGHPEFAPGRWCNFQYNKYDLEDTYFIKKISQSMSATEANKCDLTLCTYSPNLTTDTKNEYGILVEEQQSESDNDNEDDSTNDETNDD from the coding sequence ATGGGTAAACGAGATAAATATGGTCGTAGTGCAGATAAAAAGACAATTATGGCTATTGGAAAACCTACTGCTCCTGGTGAGACTGAAGTAGCTGCAAAACTTGGAGCAACTTTTTGTAAATCAGTATTTAAAAATGAATGTCCGCATTGTCATAAACCTGCTTTGGCATGGGGATACAAATATACTGATCTTCTGGGTGAAGGTAGTGATGGTTCTGGTGAAGGACATATATATTGTGTACCTCGACTAGGAGGCTGTGACGCAGACTATGGATGTATCACAGGGCATGAACATCTTTATAATAATGTTTATCTTACTAAAATAAGTGGACCTGTAAAATCTTCTGAGGCAGAAGCTTTGAAACTTCAAGGTGGAGAAATGCAAGATGATGGGGAATCGACTGATGATTCTGATTCTGGTTCTAGTGGAGCTAAATCTGCATGGGATTGTCTTAAAGAAGTGGCTGGAAAGAATAATGATGATATAATGATATATTGTTTTGGGGATACTGTATATGTTAGACGTACTCCTGATAAAACATACTGTCATTTAAGTGCAAAAGAAAATTATAATCTTATTGAAGACTCTGTTACTGTTAATGAAGCAAATCCATTGATGAGTAATACAATTGAAGTAGTTTATGGTGCAAATAAAACAAAAAGAGACAAATTAGTTGTATCGTTACCTATACTTGTAAAAAGGTACGGTGAAATAAAAGAAACCATGGACGTTGGAAATGTAAATAGGGACGAAGCAAAGGCATATGCTACAACATACCTTTCAAAATTATTACGTGATGATGGTTTTAATATTGAATGTAGTGTAATTGGACATCCTGAATTTGCACCTGGAAGATGGTGTAATTTTCAATACAACAAGTATGATCTTGAAGATACTTATTTTATTAAAAAAATCTCACAATCAATGAGTGCAACAGAAGCGAATAAATGTGATCTTACACTATGCACATATAGTCCAAATCTCACTACTGATACAAAAAATGAATATGGAATACTTGTTGAAGAACAACAATCAGAATCTGATA
- a CDS encoding transglutaminase-like domain-containing protein: MWLDDQLIENKLHGEEKKKVSYTLCPPNFSETIIKIRVFLPEIYRVGSADTLQFNLAGELSDESEDNEDTSSNSDSTTTNNKDTTGANSTSADSSVSNIDSTSTDSNAIDEDTDSSTDSKDYHAIKLSKISPEEELKKRGNRNLWGDNEKQESEDDSDNTDDKDNTKKDEDNSNNESDEEVPIYNVTSDSDILTMNDPKRIIDFDNEIIDLSFDKGYEEANGTATFHVPYNQTNNINLKRGARIIIQEGYKYPNNKEDIKMVFSGYIDEVSTNESKIEVKCKDLGELLNTQIEVEYSQQTRQEIMEDIIENKIGLKADIDFFELYNDVIDFSTVSDNKDDDNGGFDGTVSADVKKAAKQICNSSKGKKALKKIFNWVSTHVSYENYSNTRNTVSETLKGKSANCCDEAQLCCALANAVGIKTRYIKGTAAFLDGTYAHVWAQYYVGGSWFTMDTVSNCTTHKLTSKGWGSCAGRVISQTVVGATLGF, translated from the coding sequence ATGTGGCTTGATGATCAATTAATAGAAAATAAACTTCATGGAGAAGAAAAAAAGAAAGTTTCATATACTCTATGTCCTCCTAATTTTTCAGAGACAATTATAAAAATACGTGTTTTTCTTCCTGAAATATATAGAGTTGGTTCTGCAGACACATTGCAATTTAATCTTGCTGGCGAATTAAGTGATGAATCAGAGGATAATGAAGATACTTCAAGCAATTCAGATTCAACAACTACTAACAATAAAGATACTACCGGTGCAAATTCCACTAGTGCAGATAGTTCTGTATCAAATATTGATAGTACCTCAACAGATTCAAATGCTATTGATGAAGATACTGATTCAAGTACTGATTCAAAAGATTATCATGCAATTAAATTATCAAAAATAAGTCCTGAAGAAGAATTAAAGAAAAGAGGTAATCGTAATCTTTGGGGGGATAATGAAAAACAAGAGTCTGAAGATGATTCAGATAATACTGATGATAAAGATAATACTAAAAAAGATGAAGACAATTCTAATAATGAATCAGATGAAGAGGTACCTATTTACAATGTAACCTCTGACTCAGATATATTAACTATGAATGACCCGAAAAGAATAATTGATTTTGATAATGAAATTATAGATCTCTCTTTTGACAAAGGTTATGAAGAAGCAAACGGAACTGCAACATTCCATGTTCCCTATAATCAAACAAATAATATTAACCTAAAAAGAGGAGCAAGAATTATAATCCAAGAAGGATACAAATACCCAAACAATAAAGAAGATATAAAAATGGTCTTCAGCGGATATATTGATGAAGTATCTACAAATGAAAGTAAAATTGAAGTGAAATGTAAAGATCTTGGAGAATTATTAAACACACAAATAGAAGTAGAATACAGTCAACAAACAAGACAAGAAATTATGGAAGACATAATTGAAAATAAGATTGGTCTTAAAGCAGATATTGATTTCTTTGAATTGTACAATGATGTTATTGATTTTTCAACAGTATCTGATAATAAAGATGATGATAATGGAGGTTTTGATGGCACTGTAAGTGCAGATGTAAAAAAAGCAGCAAAACAAATATGTAATTCAAGCAAAGGTAAAAAAGCATTGAAAAAAATCTTCAATTGGGTTTCAACACATGTATCCTATGAAAATTATTCAAATACACGAAATACAGTATCTGAAACATTAAAAGGTAAATCTGCAAATTGTTGTGATGAAGCTCAGCTCTGTTGTGCTCTTGCAAATGCTGTCGGTATAAAAACAAGATATATTAAAGGCACTGCAGCATTTCTTGATGGAACTTATGCTCATGTTTGGGCTCAATATTATGTTGGAGGTTCGTGGTTTACTATGGATACGGTAAGTAATTGTACTACTCACAAATTAACAAGCAAAGGTTGGGGAAGTTGTGCTGGAAGAGTAATATCACAAACGGTTGTTGGTGCTACATTAGGTTTCTAA